A genomic stretch from Hoplias malabaricus isolate fHopMal1 chromosome 4, fHopMal1.hap1, whole genome shotgun sequence includes:
- the ada2b gene encoding adenosine deaminase 2-A isoform X1 — protein sequence MKRFFHTMCSITTLMTMMILAYIKESGSTPDPRQRELMLQQETSQQVGGRMELSAAEERLDSFLHKLKEQEMMAPQFPPAMHFFKAKPLIQKSPVFKMLQKMPKGAVLHIHSSALVNVDWLVMNVTYRPHCYICFTWSGSVQFLFSAQRPFPRWGCSSWSLLEQLRATITDIPAFDKSLMQNLTLFTEEPEVVFPNQDWVWERFEQIFIAISGLITFAPVFKDYVYQGLQELYDDNILYMELRAGLSRTYELDGTIHDREWSVQTYKNITELFRLEHPDFIGVRIIVAVHRVLSSSQVKQAVRETIEMQKQHPDIIAGFDLVGREDTGHSIWYYREALSVPTEVKANLFYFFHAGETDLDGTDVDRNILDALLFNTTRIGHGFAMAHHPLAKELARKKGVPLEVCPISNQVLKLVSDLRNHPAAVLMSEGHPMVVSSDDPTLFGTTGLSYDFYEIFVGIGGLSANVGTLKELALNSIRYSSLPRALKDKATTIWQQKWDKFILENSPL from the exons ATGAAGAGATTTTTCCATACAATGTGCAGCATAACCACTCTAATGACCATGATGATCTTAGCCTATATAAAAGAGAGTGGAAGTACACCTGACCCACGCCAGAGGGAGCTGATGCTACAGCAGGAGACCTCACAGCAAGTTGGAGGTAGAATGGAGCTCAGTGCAGCAGAAGAGAGGCTGGATTCATTCTTGCACAAGCTGAAAGAGCAGGAGATGATGGCTCCACAATTTCCTCCTGCTATGCACTTCTTCAAAGCAAAGCCTCTCATCCAGAAAAGTCCtgtgttcaaaatgctgcagaaaATGCCTAAAG GAGCGGTCCTTCATATACACAGTTCTGCTCTGGTGAACGTGGATTGGCTTGTGATGAATGTGACATACCGGCCTCATTGCTACATCTGTTTCACATGGTCAGGGTCAGTGCAATTCTTGTTCTCCGCACAGAGACCTTTCCCGCGCTGGGGCTGCTCCTCTTGGAGCCTACTGGAGCAGTTGAGGGCCACTATTACTGATATACCAGCCTTTGACAAGAG TTTAATGCAGAACCTCACACTCTTCACCGAGGAGCCAGAGGTGGTGTTTCCTAATCAGGACTGGGTGTGGGAGCGGTTTGAACAGATATTCATAGCAATCTCTGGGCTTATCACTTTCGCCCCTGTATTTAAGGATTATGTCTACCAAGGCCTTCAGGAACTGTATGATGATAACATCTTGTACATGGAGCTGAGAGCTGGCCTGTCCAGG acATATGAACTTGATGGCACCATCCATGACAGGGAATGGTCCGTCCAgacatacaaaaatataacagaaCTATTCAGGCTGGAGCATCCAGACTTTATAGGGGTTCGGATAATTGTAGCAGTCCACAG AGTGCTCAGTTCATCTCAGGTGAAACAGGCTGTGAGAGAAACCATAGAAATGCAAAAACAACATCCAGACATCATTGCAGGCTTTGATCTG GTGGGACGAGAGGACACTGGACATTCCATCTGGTATTACAGAGAGGCCCTTTCAGTTCCTACAGAAGTTAAAGCCAAccttttctattttttccatGCAGGTGAAACAG ACCTAGATGGCACAGACGTGGATAGGAACATTCTGGATGCCCTGCTATTTAACACTACCCGCATCGGGCATGGCTTTGCCATGGCACACCATCCCTTAGCGAAAGAGCTTGCCAGAAAGAAAGGAGTGCCACTGGAAGTGTGCCCTATTTCTAACCAG GTGCTGAAGCTGGTCTCAGATTTGAGAAATCACCCAGCTGCAGTGTTAATGTCAGAGGGGCATCCCATGGTGGTGAGCTCTGATGATCCAACCTTGTTTGGGACTACTGGACTCTCGTATGATTTCTATGAAATCTTTGTTGGAATTGGAGGTCTGAGCGCCAATGTAGGGACACTAAAGGAGCTggcactgaattcaatcag GTACAGCTCCTTGCCACGAGCACTGAAAGACAAAGCCACCACCATATGGCAACAAAAGTGGGACAAATTCATATTGGAGAATTCACCATTGTGA
- the ada2b gene encoding adenosine deaminase 2-A isoform X2 produces MKRFFHTMCSITTLMTMMILAYIKESGSTPDPRQRELMLQQETSQQVGGRMELSAAEERLDSFLHKLKEQEMMAPQFPPAMHFFKAKPLIQKSPVFKMLQKMPKGAVLHIHSSALVNVDWLVMNVTYRPHCYICFTWSGSVQFLFSAQRPFPRWGCSSWSLLEQLRATITDIPAFDKSLMQNLTLFTEEPEDYVYQGLQELYDDNILYMELRAGLSRTYELDGTIHDREWSVQTYKNITELFRLEHPDFIGVRIIVAVHRVLSSSQVKQAVRETIEMQKQHPDIIAGFDLVGREDTGHSIWYYREALSVPTEVKANLFYFFHAGETDLDGTDVDRNILDALLFNTTRIGHGFAMAHHPLAKELARKKGVPLEVCPISNQVLKLVSDLRNHPAAVLMSEGHPMVVSSDDPTLFGTTGLSYDFYEIFVGIGGLSANVGTLKELALNSIRYSSLPRALKDKATTIWQQKWDKFILENSPL; encoded by the exons ATGAAGAGATTTTTCCATACAATGTGCAGCATAACCACTCTAATGACCATGATGATCTTAGCCTATATAAAAGAGAGTGGAAGTACACCTGACCCACGCCAGAGGGAGCTGATGCTACAGCAGGAGACCTCACAGCAAGTTGGAGGTAGAATGGAGCTCAGTGCAGCAGAAGAGAGGCTGGATTCATTCTTGCACAAGCTGAAAGAGCAGGAGATGATGGCTCCACAATTTCCTCCTGCTATGCACTTCTTCAAAGCAAAGCCTCTCATCCAGAAAAGTCCtgtgttcaaaatgctgcagaaaATGCCTAAAG GAGCGGTCCTTCATATACACAGTTCTGCTCTGGTGAACGTGGATTGGCTTGTGATGAATGTGACATACCGGCCTCATTGCTACATCTGTTTCACATGGTCAGGGTCAGTGCAATTCTTGTTCTCCGCACAGAGACCTTTCCCGCGCTGGGGCTGCTCCTCTTGGAGCCTACTGGAGCAGTTGAGGGCCACTATTACTGATATACCAGCCTTTGACAAGAG TTTAATGCAGAACCTCACACTCTTCACCGAGGAGCCAGAG GATTATGTCTACCAAGGCCTTCAGGAACTGTATGATGATAACATCTTGTACATGGAGCTGAGAGCTGGCCTGTCCAGG acATATGAACTTGATGGCACCATCCATGACAGGGAATGGTCCGTCCAgacatacaaaaatataacagaaCTATTCAGGCTGGAGCATCCAGACTTTATAGGGGTTCGGATAATTGTAGCAGTCCACAG AGTGCTCAGTTCATCTCAGGTGAAACAGGCTGTGAGAGAAACCATAGAAATGCAAAAACAACATCCAGACATCATTGCAGGCTTTGATCTG GTGGGACGAGAGGACACTGGACATTCCATCTGGTATTACAGAGAGGCCCTTTCAGTTCCTACAGAAGTTAAAGCCAAccttttctattttttccatGCAGGTGAAACAG ACCTAGATGGCACAGACGTGGATAGGAACATTCTGGATGCCCTGCTATTTAACACTACCCGCATCGGGCATGGCTTTGCCATGGCACACCATCCCTTAGCGAAAGAGCTTGCCAGAAAGAAAGGAGTGCCACTGGAAGTGTGCCCTATTTCTAACCAG GTGCTGAAGCTGGTCTCAGATTTGAGAAATCACCCAGCTGCAGTGTTAATGTCAGAGGGGCATCCCATGGTGGTGAGCTCTGATGATCCAACCTTGTTTGGGACTACTGGACTCTCGTATGATTTCTATGAAATCTTTGTTGGAATTGGAGGTCTGAGCGCCAATGTAGGGACACTAAAGGAGCTggcactgaattcaatcag GTACAGCTCCTTGCCACGAGCACTGAAAGACAAAGCCACCACCATATGGCAACAAAAGTGGGACAAATTCATATTGGAGAATTCACCATTGTGA